A single window of Bombus pascuorum chromosome 1, iyBomPasc1.1, whole genome shotgun sequence DNA harbors:
- the LOC132905239 gene encoding insulin-like growth factor-binding protein complex acid labile subunit has protein sequence MCFLLLVYLLLSVTTQDVRAEEIDCQVYNHLYVCLANGVLYSVAFEDVNAVQTIEDIELHLEGLGIIDIAKDAFLEVSNSSALYIRDNQLSTIFRHYFAGLDQLTYLDLKNNSITEIEDGAFAKLHSLETLLLDNNNITAFRPGMWKGLADLRELYATNNNIALKRNIFRGLRHLETLALDCNGITEVPIGAFNGLPHIDLLYLSRNKISSLQPEVFRGLGEINELDLGRNRLKNVSGGIFRHLKNLNSLWLNGNQIVMLKGDAFEGLDNLLLLFLNSNELRFVDMSAFVKMKNVTIDPGFKIAGTTIDNVSKVQGRFRCSNVEYQLPYECTEIDSQVH, from the coding sequence ATGTGCTTCCTCTTGCTCGTTTATCTCCTCTTATCGGTCACCACTCAAGACGTTCGCGCGGAGGAAATCGACTGCCAAGTTTATAACCATCTTTACGTTTGTCTGGCCAACGGCGTGTTATACAGTGTCGCGTTCGAGGATGTCAACGCGGTGCAGACGATCGAGGACATAGAGCTACACCTGGAGGGTCTTGGGATCATCGACATAGCCAAGGACGCTTTTCTCGAAGTCAGCAACTCGTCCGCCTTGTACATTCGTGACAACCAGTTGTCTACGATTTTTAGACACTATTTCGCTGGTTTAGACCAACTGACGTATTTGGATCTGAAGAATAACAGTATAACCGAGATAGAAGACGGCGCCTTTGCCAAATTGCACAGTCTAGAAACGTTGCTGCTggataacaataatattactGCGTTTCGACCTGGAATGTGGAAGGGTCTCGCCGATCTTCGTGAGTTGTACGCCACAAATAACAATATTGCCTTGAAAAGAAACATATTCAGAGGACTTCGACATTTGGAAACCTTGGCGTTGGATTGTAACGGGATCACGGAGGTACCTATCGGAGCGTTTAATGGGCTGCCTCACATTGATCTCCTCTATCTgtcgagaaataaaatttcgtccCTGCAGCCCGAGGTTTTTCGTGGTCTTGGTGAAATCAACGAACTAGACCTGGGACGGAATCGATTGAAAAATGTGTCTGGAGGAATTTTCCGACATCTGAAAAACTTAAATTCTCTGTGGCTGAACGGGAATCAAATTGTCATGCTGAAGGGGGACGCTTTCGAGGGATTGGATAATTTGTTGCTTTTATTCTTGAACAGCAACGAACTGCGTTTTGTGGACATGTCCGCTTTCGTCAAGATGAAGAACGTTACCATCGACCCAGGCTTCAAGATAGCCGGGACGACTATTGATAATGTTTCCAAAGTGCAAGGACGATTTCGGTGCAGCAACGTCGAGTATCAGCTGCCCTACGAGTGCACAGAGATCGACTCTCAAGTTCATTAA